The following are encoded together in the Myxocyprinus asiaticus isolate MX2 ecotype Aquarium Trade chromosome 7, UBuf_Myxa_2, whole genome shotgun sequence genome:
- the LOC127444111 gene encoding fibrinogen alpha chain produces the protein MRDKCPSGCRLEGFIDMADEDIQKRLRKICARIQHNQDITSSVMQNIVQYYWSQRKTIIQTFMQELRYAEFAEELHRNLTFLQNRSAELSKELQKKHCMVWDQINEIRRIEVDIDIKIRACKGSCKQTFDHAIDNEGFSAMKNKMAEFNILSKRQKSFSKKLILQSVDRPSVPPTYRKIPIIRNELLTKFEDIEQHQVVLDEF, from the exons ATG agggaTAAATGTCCATCTGGGTGTCGACTAGAGGGCTTTATTGACATGGCAGATGAAGACATTCAGAAACGTCTGAGAAAAATTTGTGCAAGGATTCAACATAATCAGGACATCACATCTTCTGTAATGCAAAATATTGTCCAGTACTACTGGTCACAAAGGAAAACTATCATCCAAACATTCa TGCAAGAGCTCAGATATGCCGAGTTTGCTGAAGAACTTCACAGAAACCTAACGTTCCTGCAAAATCGGTCTGCAGAGCTTTCAAAAGAATTACAGAAGAAGCATTGTATGGTCTGGGATCAGATAAATGAAATTCGCCGAATTGAG GTGGACATTGACATCAAAATCCGTGCATGCAAAGGATCATGCAAGCAAACCTTTGACCACGCCATTGATAATGAAGGCTTCAGTGCTATGAAGAACAAAATGGCAGAGTTCAACATTCTCTCCAAGAGGCAAAAGTCATTCTCCAAAAAACTCATACTTCAGTCTGTTGATCGGCCCAGTGTGCCCCCCACTTACCGAAAAATCCCCATTATCCGCAATGAGCTCCTTACGAAGTTTGAAGACATTGAGCAGCATCAGGTGGTTTTGGATGAATTTTAG